In Fusobacterium perfoetens, the genomic window TCCTTATATAAGTCAGGATATTTATGACTTAATTGTTTTTAGAAAAAATTATATATAAAAAAATTTAACGGTTAGTATTGAAACAGGAGGAAAAATATGAAAAACTGCATTTTAGTAGGAGTGGCAGGAGGAAGTGGAAGTGGAAAAACAACTGTTGCCAATAATCTGGTAAAAGCTTTTAAAGCAGAAGACGCAGCTTTGGTGGAACAAGATGCTTATTACAGAGAGCTTATAAATATGACTATGGAAGAAAAAGCGAAGGTGAACTTTGACCATCCTGATTCAATAGAATTTGAACTTCTTAGAAAACATTTAGAGTCATTAAAAAATGGAGAATCAATAGAAAGACCTATTTATGATTTTACAACTCATTCAAGAAAAGAGGGAACAGTGAAAATAAATCCTTCAAAGATAATAATAGTTGAGGGAATATTAATATTTGCAGTTCCTGAAATAAGAGAACTTTTTGATATGAAAATTTTCGTTGATACAGATGCAGATGAAATGATATTAAGAAGAATAGAAAGAGATATGAATGAAAGAGGAAGAAGCCTTGAATCTGTAAGAGACCAGTATCTTGCAACAGTAAAACCTATGTATCTTGAGTTCTGTGAACCTAGTAAGCGTTATGCAGATATAATTATACCAAGAGGTGGAGAAAATAAAGTTGCTGTTGATATGGTTATAAGTACTTTAAAAGGATATTTAAATAAATAAAAATATTTTAAGACAGATATATGTTTTGTGAAAAAATTAAGACAGTATATCTGTCTTTTTATTTTTAATTTTATGATATAATAAAATAGGATAAAAAGAAAGAATATTTAACCAATTTAACCTAATAAAAAATAAGATAAGTTCTGATAGTGAAAAAAATGTAAAAAAGCAGCAGAAAAGATAAAAAATTAAAAATCAAAATAGTGGCATAAAATTTGCTTAATATATTAATATAAAGAAAATATATTAAGGAGAGCATAAAATGAAATTTAATTTTAATGAGAAAGTTGACAGAAGTAAAAATCATGCAGCAAAATGGGAGGAAATGGGTAAAAAATTTGGTTCAGATGATCTTCTTCCAATGTGGATTGCAGACATGGATATAAAAACAGTTCCTGAAGTTGTTGAAGCAATAAAAGAAAAGGCTGATCAGGCTATATTTGGTTATGTATACAGACCTGATTCATACTATGAAACAGCAGCACAATGGCTTGAAAAAAGATTTGGATATAAAATAAATCCTAAAACACTTATTCATAGTCCAGGAGTTGTTCCAAGCATGAATATGCTTGTAAAATCTCTTACTAAAGAAGATGAAAAGGTATTAATTCAGACACCTGTTTATCCACCTTTTGCAGAGTCAGTAAAAAATGGAAAGAGAACTCTTGTTACAAATGAACTTGTAAAAGATGAAAATGGATATTATACAATGGATTTTGAAGATTTAGAAAGAAAACTTTCAGATGAAAAAGTAACTCTTTTCATTCTTTGTAGCCCTCATAATCCTGTAGGAAGAGTATGGAAGAAAGAAGAACTTGAAAAAGTAGGAGAACTTTGTTTAAAATATAATGTAAGAATTCTTGCAGATGAAATCTGGAGAGACCTTGTTCTTCCAGGACATACTCATACACCTATAGCTTCAATTAGCAAAGAAATAGAAGATATAACAATAACTTGTTTTTCTCCTACAAAAACATTTAATATAGCAGGACTTCAGGCATCATTTGCAACATTCCCAAGAGAAGAGGAATGGAAAGCTTTTGATACAGAATTGGGAGAAATGGATATAAAAAGAAATAATCCATTCAGTCTTGTAGGATTTGAAGCAGCATATAAACATGGAGAAGAATGGCTTTCAGAACTTCTTGAACATTTAGATGGAAATGCACAGTATGTTGTTGATTTTATAAAAGAAAGAATTCCTGAAATAAAAACATTTAAACCTGAAGGAACTTATTTAATGTGGCTTGATTTCAACGGTCTTAATCTTACTCCAGCTGAAATTACAGATATGCTTTTAAAAGATGCAAAAGTTGCAATGAATGACGGAGCAGGATTTGGAGCAAATGGAACAGGTTTTGCAAGATTAAACATAGCATGTCCAAGATATATGGTTGAAGATGCTATGGAAAGAATAGAAAAAGCTGTAAGAAATATTAAAAAATAATATTTATAAATGCAGAGACAAAAGAGAAATTTTAAGGAGATTTTATGGAAAAGTTAACAGAATTAATTTTTAATGACATGAAGCCTGCTCTTGGAGTAACAGAGCCAGGAGCAATAGCTTTTGCAGCGTCAAAAGCTGTAAGTTTTACAAAAGGAAATGTAGAAGAAGTTTCTGTTGAAATGAATTCAGGAATGTATAAAAATGCTTTTACATGTGGAATTCCTAATTCAGATGAAGTAGGAAATATTTTTGCAGCAGCTCTTGGAGTAATAGCAGGAAATCCTGAAAAAGGTCTTGAGTCTCTTGCAGATGTAACAGAAGAAGATAATAAAAAAGCTGAAAAGCTTGTAAAAGAAGGAAGGGTAAAGGTTAAACTTTCTGGAATAAGTTCAGATATATTTATAGAAGCTACAGTTAAAACAGAAACAGATATTTGTGTGGTAACTATTAAAGATACTCATACAAATATTGTAAAAATATCTCTTAATGGAAAAACAGTTTTTGAAAAAGCAGATGAGAAAAAAGAAAATGAAGGAGAAGAAATTCCTCTTATCCATAAATATACTTTAAAAGAGATTATTGATTATGCAAAAAATGTAGATATAGAAGAGATAAAATTTATAAAAAAAGCCTTTGAAGTTAATATGGAGCTTTTTAACGAAGGGCTTAAAAGCTCAAAATCAACTTTTATACATCAGCTTTTTAAAATGAATGGAGAAAAAATATTTTCAGATGATGTTTTAAAAACAGCTCAGCTTTTATGTAATGGAGCTATTGAAGCGAGGGTAATAGGACTTGATAAGCCAGCAATGAGCATAACAGGTTCTGGTGCTCATGGAATAATAGCTGTTATGCCTTTACTTGCAGAACAGAAAGTAAAAAATCTTTCTGAAGAAATACTTTTAAGAGGGGCAGCTTTAAGTTATCTTGTTTGTATGTATATAAAAGAATATTCAGGGCGTTTATCTGCTTTCTGTGGTTGTGGAATAGCAGCAGGAACAGGAATGGCATGTGCTATTGTTTTTATGAGAAATGGTTCTTATGAGGAAATGTCTCATACAATAAATAACATGGCTTCAAGTATAACTGGAATGATTTGTGACGGAGGAAATCAAGGGTGTACAATGAAAGGAATTGCTGCAACTGATACAGCTTTTCGTTCAGCAGAATTTGCCATGAATGGTGTATATATTTATAATGTTCATGGAATAAATGGTAATACACCTGAAGAAACTATGAGAAATATGGGACTTATAGCCTCTCCAGGAATGACAGGAACAGAAAAAACAATAGTTGAAATTTTTGAAAATAAAATAAAATAAAAATAAAAAACTGCTTATATTATGGAGCTGTTGTAAATCTATAAAAATAAAATTTTATTTTTTATAAATTAGAAAATGCAGCAACCTCATTTATATTGGCAGTTTTTTATTTTACAGTTTTTTAAATATAAGTTACAATTATGATATAAAATTTATTTTGCATAGGTGAGAGAATATGAAAAAACAGGTAGCTGTAATAACAAGAGCAAAAGAAATAAGAAACTCTATGAAAGATCAGATTGATATGATTTTCGGAGATCTAGTGGAAACAAGTATACATAGTCTTGAAGATAATACTGTAGATAATCTAAAAAAATCAGATCTTTATGTTATTTCAAGCAGTGCTAATGAGTATCTTGATGAAAAATTTTTAAAAAATAAAAATATAGTTATAGTTGACTATACAATAACTAAAGAAAGAAAAAATTTCTTGAAAAATTTTCCTAAGGGAACAAAAGCAATTTTCTTTAATGTAACACAGAAAATGTGTATGGAAGCTATTGCTATGATGTATCATCTAGGAGTAAATAATATAGAATTTATTCCTGCTTATCCAGATATGGAAAAATTTCCTGAAAATTCTCTTATAATAACCCCTGCAGAAACAAAGTTACTTCCAGAAGAAGCACAAGGAAGAGAGATTATTGATATAGGACATAGAATATTAGATGCAAATACTATAATTGAAATTGCTTTAAAACTTGAATTTGAACATATTCTTTATTATAAAAAAATAAAAGAATATCTTGATAGTGTTGCAACAAATGACTACAGTTTAAGTAAGATTCTTGAAAAGGCAACACAGTCAGAAAGTCAGCTTGGAATTCTTATGGGAATACTTGATATTGCTATAATAGGTGTTGATAAAGATAATTTTATCTGTTCGTGCAATGAAAGTGCAGAGAAAATTTTAAATAAAAAAAGTATAAATCTTATAGGAAACAGTGCTTGTGATATTCTTTCGTGTGTTCCTTTCAGCGAAGTTCGTGAAACAGGAAAAGAGATAAGATCAAGGCTTGTTCAAGTAAATGGGGAGTATGTGAATCTTAATATCACTCCAGTTATAAAAGCAGAAAATTATATGGGAGCTTTTGCAGTTCTTCAAAGATTTAAAGAAGAAGAACAAAAGCAGCATGAACTTAGAAGGCAGCTTCTTAATAAAGGGCACAAGGCAAAATATACTTTTGATGATATTCTTGGAGAATCAGGAGCTATAAAAAGGATAAAAGAAATTGCTAAGAAAATGGCAAAAACTAATTCAGCAGTTCTTATTACAGGAGAGAGTGGAACAGGAAAAGAACTTTTTGCTCACGCAGTTCATAATTATTCTGACAGAAAAGATTATCCTTTCGTTGCAGTAAATTGTGCAGCAATTCCTGAAAACCTTTTGGAAAGTGAGCTTTTTGGTTATGAAGAGGGAGCATTTACAGGAGCAAAAAGAGGGGGAAAGATAGGACTGTTTGAATTTGCTCATATGGGAACACTTTTTCTTGATGAAATTGAGGGAATGAGCCCAGCTCTTCAGATAAAACTTTTAAGAGTGATTCAGGAAAAAGAGATAATGAGAATAGGTGGAGATAAGGTTATAAACATAGATGTAAGGATTATAGCTGCCACAAATGAAGAGTTAAGAAAACTTATAAAAGAAAATAAATTTAGAAAAGATTTATATTACAGAATAAACACTCTTCCTATAATGATTCCTCCTTTAAGAGAAAGAGAAGATGATATATATCTTCTTTTAGAAAGATTTAAAAATGAAATAGGTGCAGACTTTAAATTCACTTCCAAGGCAAAAGAAGCTTTTAAAATGTATAATTGGGAAGGGAATATAAGAGAACTTAAAAACTATGTAGAGTTCTTTAATTTCATGGGAGAAGAATATATTGATTTTGAAGATATGCCTTTAGCAGTAAAAGAATATTATCTTGAACATAAAATAGAAGAAAAAGAAGAAATCAGTGATGAAAATATATTGAAAGAAATAGCAGGACATAGATATAAAGAATATATTTTTATTTTAAAAAAGATAAAAGAAAATCAAAAATCTGGAATGAGCAGTGGAAGAAAAAATTTATGTAAAATATGTGAAAAAAACGGCATTGATTTATCTGAACAAGAGATAAGAGGAATTTTAAAAAATCTTGAAAAAATAGATTTTATTAAAGTTTTCAAGGGAAGAAAAGGAAATATTATCTCAGAACAGGGAGAAGAGTTTTTGAAAAATATAAAATAAATGGGTTATATGGCAGAATAGGGTTGATTTATTCTGCCATTTTTTTATTTTATTTGTTTCATTATAAAAAAAATATAAAAAAAGTGTGTGAAAATAATAAGAAAAAAATTTTTATTAGTGGCATAAAAATTGCTTTATATTATAGTGAAAACAATAAAAATTTAGGAGGAAGAAATATGAAATTAACAGTAATCGGAAGTCACTTATGTGAAGACACAAGAAATGCACTTGAAGTTTTAAAAGAAAAAAATGTAGAAGTAAATTTTGAAAATTTATCAGAAAGTTTAGATTCATTAAAAAAATATCTTTCTGTTCGTGAGACAAGTGATATGTATGCAGGAATAAGAGCTGCTGGAGGAATAGGAATTCCATGCTTTATTCTTGAAGATGGAACTAAAACTCTTGATCTTACAGTTGTATTATCAAAACTTTCTTAATATATATAAAATAAAATAACTTTTGGGAGGAAAAAAATGGGAGAAAGTAAAAAACAAAGTATATGGGAAGCTTATAAGTTTTCAATCATACTTCTTGGAGCAATATTTATAGGAAGTATTGTAGGTATTCAAATGGGAGAAAAGGCTACAATGTTTAAGCCTTTTGGAGATTTGTTTATAAATGGTATGTTCATGGTAGTAGTTCCTCTTGTTTTTGTAACAATCAGTAGTTCAATAGCAGGAATGAGTGATATGAACAGACTTGGAAAAATTTTAAAAACTATGCTTATAACATTTGTGGGAACAGGAATGGTTGCAGCTGTTTATGTATTTATAACAGTTAAAGTATTCCCACCAGCTGAAGGAGTTTCACTTGCAATGCCAGCTGCTGAAGCACTTAAACCTTTCCAAACAGGAGATCAAATTGTATCAGCTATAACTGTTACAGATTTCCCTGAACTTATTTCAAGAAAAAATATGTTACCTTTAATTATATTTTCAATAGTATTTGGTATATGCACAAATATGATTGGTGAAAAAGGAAAAGTAATAGCAAAAGGGCTTGATGCACTTTCAGAAGTATTCTTAAAAATAGTTGGACTTTTAATGTATTATGCTCCAATTGGATTAGGTGCTTATTTTGCAGCTCTTATTGGTGAGCATGGTAAAGAACTTTTAGGTTCTTATGCAAGAGCAATGGCAGTTTATTATCCTCTTTGTCTTGTATATATGTTTACAGCATTTCCTCTTTATGCTTGGATTTCAGGAGGAATGGAAGGTGTAAGAAGATTAAAATATGTAGTTTCTCCAGCAGTTACAGCTGTAGCTACTCAAAGTTCTATTGCAACACTTCCAGTAAACCTTGAAGCATGTGAAAAAATCGGTGTTCCAAAAGATATCAGAGAAATTATTCTTCCAATAGGAGCAACAGCTCATATGGATGGAACAGTTTTAAGTTCAATCTTAAAAATATCATTCCTATTTGGAATTTTCCAAGTGCCTTTTGAAGGTGTAGGAACTTATGCAAGTGCTCTTCTTCTTTCAATAGCAGGAGGAGTTGTAATGTCAGGTGTTCCAGGTGGAGGACTTATAGGAGAAATGTTTATAGTTACAATGTATGGATTCCCAGCTGAAGCATTTCCAATAATTGCAACAATAGGATATCTTGTAGATCCATTTGCTACAATGATTAATGCCAGTGGAGATACAATAGCTTCTATGCTTGTAACAAGAGTTGTTGAAGGAAAAGACTGGCTTAAAAAACAATTAGCATAACCAAGAATTTAAAATAAAATTTTAATCCCAAAAAGTCAGGTAGAAGTCAAACTACCTGATTTTTTATTTTAAAAATATTTTAAAATTACTTTGATTTTATTGAGCAGGAGAGGATATTATGGTATAATAAAAAAGAATGTAAAATTTTAAATTTAGGAAGATATACTGTGGATATAAGAGTTTTAGAAAAAAGCAAGAAAACAGGTTATATATTTGATGTGTTCTACAGAGGCAGTGGCTTTGATGCCTTTGATGAGATAGATGGCAAAGCAACAGTAAAAGGTTATTTTAAAGAAATAATGAATTCACTTGGGTTTACATGGGCGAAGGGGATTCAGCAGGGAGGAAGAACAGATGCTAAAGTTAGTGGAAATAATTGTCTTTATGTCAGCAGTAATTTCAATAGAGATGTTCAAAAGATAGTTTGTGATTTTAACAGCAGAGCAGAGGGAAAAATAAAAATAACAGGAGTGAGAAAAACTTTTCCTAATTTAATTTTTCCTGATTATGTGGAAAAAAGAAAATATATTTATAGATTTCCAAAGAAAAAAATCACAAAATCAGAAGAAGAAATTGATAATATGTGTAAAGAACTTACAGGAACTTATGATGTGAGCAGATTTACAGATACAAAGGGAGAAAAGCTGAAAGAACATATAAGAACTGTAGAAGTAAGTTATAAAGATGGAGAGCTTATATTTATAGGAAATTCTTTTATGCCAAAACAAGTAAGAATAATGAGTGGATATATTCTTACAGGGGAAATAACAGCACTTCCAGGAAAATATCTGACACTTGAAAAGATATATTTGAAAGAAGAACTTCTTAAAAATATACTTACAGAGGATAAAGATATTAAAATTGAAAATGTTGAAAAAGTTGAAAGAACAGAAGACAAAACTTTCTCTGTTTTTTATGTATCAAAAGATAAAAAAGGGGAAGTAATAGGAAAAAATGGAAGAAATATAAAGAAACTTAGAAAAGAGTATGGAACTATTATTGTGAGGGAAATATGACTTCTGCAAGAATAAAACAGGGACTTATTTTTCTTTTTGGAAAATATCATGAAGAAAATGATTCTTCAGTAAAAAAAATTTTAAGTAATGAAGAATTTCATATTTTTGATAAAATGAGTGAGTATGATAAAATTCACTCTTTTAATTTATACAAACTTACAGAAAAAAACAGTCTTCTTAAAGAGGACATAGATTATTTAAAACTTGCACTTCTTCATGACTGTGGAAAAGAAAATTATTCTCTTTTTAGAAGGATTAAAAAAGTTATTATTGGTGATAAGCATATTGAAAAACACCCTTATAAATCTTTTGAAAAATTAAAAAATATAAATTTAAAAGTTGCTGAACTAGCTCTTAATCATCATACTAAAACAGAAGATATAAAAATGAGAGAATTTCAAAAATTAGATGATAAATAAATATTGTTCATTTTCTTTGTGCAGCCAAAGAAAATGAACCAAAAGAAAACTGCCTTGCTGGTGAAAAAGATTTTCTATTTATATTGTTCGTTTCACTAAAAATGACAAACTCGGCTCTGCCTCAGACATGTCATTTTTTATCGTTCAACTCACTGCATAAATTACGAAAATTTTTTTAATGCAAGGGAAATTATAAAAATAAGGAGAAATAATGAAAGTAAATATTGATAAATATTTGTTGGCTGTTGAAAAGCCAGCACAATATCTGGGAAATGAGATAAACAGTTATCATAAAACAGATTATAAAGCGAGTATGTGTCTATTTTTCCCTGATGTATATGAAGTGGGAATGTCAAATCTTGGAATAAGAATACTTTATTCTCTTATGAATCAAGTTGAAGGTTTTGCACTTGAAAGAGGATTTATTCCTTTTGATGACATGGAAGAGATTATGAGAAGAGATAATATTCCTATGTTTTCACTTGAAAGTAAGAGAGAACTGAAAGACTTTGATATTGTAGGATTTTCTCTTTCTTATGAAATGTGTTATCCAAATATGCTTAATGCTCTTGACCTTGCAGGAATTCCTATAAGAAGAGAGGACAGAGATGAAAGTCATCCTCTTATTATGGCTGGGGGAACTTGTGTTATGAATCCAGCTCCTCTTAAAAAGTTTGTTGACTTTTTAGTTGTAGGAGATGGAGAAGAAACAATGGTTAAGCTTGCCGAAATTTTTGTTCAGACTGAAGGAAAATCAAAAGAAGAAAGATTAAGAGCCATTGAACACCTTGAAGGTGTATATATTCCAGCCTTCCATGATGGAAAAAAGAAAATAAGAAGAGCTATTTTAAAAGATATAAATAATTCTAAAATGTATGAAAATCAGTTAGTGCCTTATATATCAATAGTCCATGACAGAGCTTCTGTTGAAATTCAAAGAGGATGTACAAGAGGATGCAGATTCTGTCAGGCAGGAATGGTATATAGACCTGTAAGAGAAAGAAGCCTTGAAAATAATTTAAAGCTTATTGAATCAATGCTTTCAAGTACAGGATATTCAGAAATTTCTCTATCTTCACTTAGCAGTAGTGACTATACAAATATAGATACACTTTTAAAAACACTGCAGGAAAAATATAAAGATGATAATATTGGAATCTCTCTTCCATCACTTAGAATGAATCCTCATTCAGTAAGAGTTGCTGAACAAATAAGTGGAGGAAAAAGAACAGGATTTACTTTTGCTCCTGAAGCAGGTTCTCAAAGAATGAGAGATGTAATAAATAAAGGTGTTGAGGAACATGAAATTCTTGAAACAGCTGTTGAAGCAGTAAAAGCAGGCTGGGTAAGTCTTAAATTTTATTTTATGATAGGACTTCCTTTTGAAACTATGGAAGATGTAAAAGGAATTTATGATCTTGCTAAAAAAGTAATAGGACTTTGCAGACCTATTAATAAAAGAATAAATATAACTGTAAGTGTTTCAAACTTTATTCCAAAACCTCACACTCCTTATGAATGGTGTAAACAGATGAGCATGGAGGAAATGGCTGAAAAACATAATTATCTAAGAGATCTTTTTGCAGGTCTTAAAGGTGTAGCTCTTAAAATACACCCTCCTAAAAAATCTTATCTTGAAGGATTTATTTCAAGAGGAGATGAAAAAACAGGAGATTTAATAGAACTTGCATTCAAAAAAGGAGTTAAACTTGATGACTACAGAGATAACTTCAATCTTTGGATGGAAGCTATGGAAGAACTTGGAATAACTCCTGAAGAATATCTAGGAAAAAGAGATATAGAAGCAGATCTTCCATGGGATATAATAGATGTGGGAGTATCAAAAGAATTTTTTAAAAGAGAGCTTAAAAAATCTGAAGAAGCTGCTCTTTCACATGACTGCAGAAAAGGCTGCCTAGGATGTGGAATGAGAAGAATAATTCCAGAATGTGGTAATCTTACAACAAACAAAGAATAATAAATCTATGATTTAAAATTAAGGAGAAGCATATGGTTAATTTAGGAAATGACTGGGACGAACTATTAAAAGATGAATTTGAAAAAGAGTATTATAAAAAACTGAGAGAATTTTTAATAAGTGAGTACAGAACTCAGATTATACACCCTGATATGAATGATATTTTTTCAGCTTT contains:
- a CDS encoding serine dehydratase subunit alpha family protein: MEKLTELIFNDMKPALGVTEPGAIAFAASKAVSFTKGNVEEVSVEMNSGMYKNAFTCGIPNSDEVGNIFAAALGVIAGNPEKGLESLADVTEEDNKKAEKLVKEGRVKVKLSGISSDIFIEATVKTETDICVVTIKDTHTNIVKISLNGKTVFEKADEKKENEGEEIPLIHKYTLKEIIDYAKNVDIEEIKFIKKAFEVNMELFNEGLKSSKSTFIHQLFKMNGEKIFSDDVLKTAQLLCNGAIEARVIGLDKPAMSITGSGAHGIIAVMPLLAEQKVKNLSEEILLRGAALSYLVCMYIKEYSGRLSAFCGCGIAAGTGMACAIVFMRNGSYEEMSHTINNMASSITGMICDGGNQGCTMKGIAATDTAFRSAEFAMNGVYIYNVHGINGNTPEETMRNMGLIASPGMTGTEKTIVEIFENKIK
- a CDS encoding TIGR03960 family B12-binding radical SAM protein, giving the protein MKVNIDKYLLAVEKPAQYLGNEINSYHKTDYKASMCLFFPDVYEVGMSNLGIRILYSLMNQVEGFALERGFIPFDDMEEIMRRDNIPMFSLESKRELKDFDIVGFSLSYEMCYPNMLNALDLAGIPIRREDRDESHPLIMAGGTCVMNPAPLKKFVDFLVVGDGEETMVKLAEIFVQTEGKSKEERLRAIEHLEGVYIPAFHDGKKKIRRAILKDINNSKMYENQLVPYISIVHDRASVEIQRGCTRGCRFCQAGMVYRPVRERSLENNLKLIESMLSSTGYSEISLSSLSSSDYTNIDTLLKTLQEKYKDDNIGISLPSLRMNPHSVRVAEQISGGKRTGFTFAPEAGSQRMRDVINKGVEEHEILETAVEAVKAGWVSLKFYFMIGLPFETMEDVKGIYDLAKKVIGLCRPINKRINITVSVSNFIPKPHTPYEWCKQMSMEEMAEKHNYLRDLFAGLKGVALKIHPPKKSYLEGFISRGDEKTGDLIELAFKKGVKLDDYRDNFNLWMEAMEELGITPEEYLGKRDIEADLPWDIIDVGVSKEFFKRELKKSEEAALSHDCRKGCLGCGMRRIIPECGNLTTNKE
- a CDS encoding glutaredoxin → MKLTVIGSHLCEDTRNALEVLKEKNVEVNFENLSESLDSLKKYLSVRETSDMYAGIRAAGGIGIPCFILEDGTKTLDLTVVLSKLS
- a CDS encoding dicarboxylate/amino acid:cation symporter, which codes for MGESKKQSIWEAYKFSIILLGAIFIGSIVGIQMGEKATMFKPFGDLFINGMFMVVVPLVFVTISSSIAGMSDMNRLGKILKTMLITFVGTGMVAAVYVFITVKVFPPAEGVSLAMPAAEALKPFQTGDQIVSAITVTDFPELISRKNMLPLIIFSIVFGICTNMIGEKGKVIAKGLDALSEVFLKIVGLLMYYAPIGLGAYFAALIGEHGKELLGSYARAMAVYYPLCLVYMFTAFPLYAWISGGMEGVRRLKYVVSPAVTAVATQSSIATLPVNLEACEKIGVPKDIREIILPIGATAHMDGTVLSSILKISFLFGIFQVPFEGVGTYASALLLSIAGGVVMSGVPGGGLIGEMFIVTMYGFPAEAFPIIATIGYLVDPFATMINASGDTIASMLVTRVVEGKDWLKKQLA
- a CDS encoding sigma-54 interaction domain-containing protein, with the protein product MKKQVAVITRAKEIRNSMKDQIDMIFGDLVETSIHSLEDNTVDNLKKSDLYVISSSANEYLDEKFLKNKNIVIVDYTITKERKNFLKNFPKGTKAIFFNVTQKMCMEAIAMMYHLGVNNIEFIPAYPDMEKFPENSLIITPAETKLLPEEAQGREIIDIGHRILDANTIIEIALKLEFEHILYYKKIKEYLDSVATNDYSLSKILEKATQSESQLGILMGILDIAIIGVDKDNFICSCNESAEKILNKKSINLIGNSACDILSCVPFSEVRETGKEIRSRLVQVNGEYVNLNITPVIKAENYMGAFAVLQRFKEEEQKQHELRRQLLNKGHKAKYTFDDILGESGAIKRIKEIAKKMAKTNSAVLITGESGTGKELFAHAVHNYSDRKDYPFVAVNCAAIPENLLESELFGYEEGAFTGAKRGGKIGLFEFAHMGTLFLDEIEGMSPALQIKLLRVIQEKEIMRIGGDKVINIDVRIIAATNEELRKLIKENKFRKDLYYRINTLPIMIPPLREREDDIYLLLERFKNEIGADFKFTSKAKEAFKMYNWEGNIRELKNYVEFFNFMGEEYIDFEDMPLAVKEYYLEHKIEEKEEISDENILKEIAGHRYKEYIFILKKIKENQKSGMSSGRKNLCKICEKNGIDLSEQEIRGILKNLEKIDFIKVFKGRKGNIISEQGEEFLKNIK
- a CDS encoding HD domain-containing protein; translation: MTSARIKQGLIFLFGKYHEENDSSVKKILSNEEFHIFDKMSEYDKIHSFNLYKLTEKNSLLKEDIDYLKLALLHDCGKENYSLFRRIKKVIIGDKHIEKHPYKSFEKLKNINLKVAELALNHHTKTEDIKMREFQKLDDK
- a CDS encoding KH domain-containing protein, which translates into the protein MDIRVLEKSKKTGYIFDVFYRGSGFDAFDEIDGKATVKGYFKEIMNSLGFTWAKGIQQGGRTDAKVSGNNCLYVSSNFNRDVQKIVCDFNSRAEGKIKITGVRKTFPNLIFPDYVEKRKYIYRFPKKKITKSEEEIDNMCKELTGTYDVSRFTDTKGEKLKEHIRTVEVSYKDGELIFIGNSFMPKQVRIMSGYILTGEITALPGKYLTLEKIYLKEELLKNILTEDKDIKIENVEKVERTEDKTFSVFYVSKDKKGEVIGKNGRNIKKLRKEYGTIIVREI
- the udk gene encoding uridine kinase; amino-acid sequence: MKNCILVGVAGGSGSGKTTVANNLVKAFKAEDAALVEQDAYYRELINMTMEEKAKVNFDHPDSIEFELLRKHLESLKNGESIERPIYDFTTHSRKEGTVKINPSKIIIVEGILIFAVPEIRELFDMKIFVDTDADEMILRRIERDMNERGRSLESVRDQYLATVKPMYLEFCEPSKRYADIIIPRGGENKVAVDMVISTLKGYLNK
- a CDS encoding MalY/PatB family protein; translation: MKFNFNEKVDRSKNHAAKWEEMGKKFGSDDLLPMWIADMDIKTVPEVVEAIKEKADQAIFGYVYRPDSYYETAAQWLEKRFGYKINPKTLIHSPGVVPSMNMLVKSLTKEDEKVLIQTPVYPPFAESVKNGKRTLVTNELVKDENGYYTMDFEDLERKLSDEKVTLFILCSPHNPVGRVWKKEELEKVGELCLKYNVRILADEIWRDLVLPGHTHTPIASISKEIEDITITCFSPTKTFNIAGLQASFATFPREEEWKAFDTELGEMDIKRNNPFSLVGFEAAYKHGEEWLSELLEHLDGNAQYVVDFIKERIPEIKTFKPEGTYLMWLDFNGLNLTPAEITDMLLKDAKVAMNDGAGFGANGTGFARLNIACPRYMVEDAMERIEKAVRNIKK